A single region of the Pseudomonas sp. GGS8 genome encodes:
- the pyk gene encoding pyruvate kinase, which produces MTPDKKVKILATLGPATDGIDDIRELVRAGVNIFRLNFSHGDHADHAQRYQWIREVERQLNYPLGILMDLQGPKLRVGTFAQGKVQLHRGQALRLDLDATPGDQRRVNLPHPEIIAALEPGMDLLLDDGKLRLRVVTKYTDAIDTTVLNGGELSDRKGVNVPQAVLDLSPLTAKDRRDLSFGLELGVDWVALSFVQRPEDIREARALIGDKAFLMAKIEKPSAVTQLREIAELSDAIMVARGDLGVEVPAESVPQIQKNIISTCRQLGKPVVVATQMLESMCFSPAPTRAEVTDVANAVAEGADAVMLSAETASGEYPLEAVQMMSKIIRQVENGPDYQTQLDVSRPKAEATVSDAISCAIRRISNVLPVAVLVNYSESGTSSLRAARERPTVPILNLTPNLQTARRLTVAWGVHSVVNDRLRQVDEVCSTALEIAQAQGMAQRGDTLLITAGVPFGQPGSTNSLRIETLI; this is translated from the coding sequence ATGACGCCTGACAAGAAGGTCAAAATCCTCGCCACCCTCGGTCCCGCCACCGACGGGATCGACGATATCCGTGAACTGGTGCGGGCCGGGGTCAATATCTTTCGCCTGAACTTCAGCCACGGCGATCATGCCGACCATGCGCAGCGCTATCAGTGGATTCGTGAAGTCGAGCGCCAGTTGAATTATCCGCTGGGGATTCTGATGGACCTGCAAGGCCCGAAACTGCGGGTCGGCACATTCGCCCAAGGCAAAGTGCAGCTGCATCGTGGCCAGGCATTGCGCCTGGATCTGGATGCGACGCCGGGGGATCAGCGCCGGGTCAACCTGCCCCACCCGGAAATCATCGCCGCGCTGGAGCCCGGCATGGACCTGCTGCTGGACGACGGCAAGTTGCGCCTGCGGGTGGTGACCAAGTACACCGATGCCATCGACACCACGGTGCTCAATGGCGGCGAGCTGTCGGATCGCAAAGGCGTCAACGTGCCACAAGCGGTGCTCGACCTGAGCCCGTTGACCGCCAAGGACCGTCGCGACTTGAGCTTCGGCCTGGAGTTGGGTGTGGACTGGGTCGCGCTGTCGTTCGTGCAACGCCCGGAAGACATCCGCGAAGCCCGTGCGCTGATCGGCGACAAAGCCTTTCTGATGGCGAAGATCGAGAAGCCGTCGGCCGTGACGCAACTGCGGGAAATCGCGGAGTTGAGCGATGCGATCATGGTCGCGCGCGGTGACCTGGGCGTGGAAGTGCCGGCCGAAAGCGTGCCGCAGATTCAGAAAAACATCATCAGCACCTGCCGCCAACTCGGCAAACCGGTGGTGGTGGCGACGCAGATGCTGGAGTCGATGTGCTTCTCCCCAGCCCCGACCCGCGCCGAAGTCACAGACGTTGCCAACGCGGTGGCTGAAGGCGCGGACGCGGTGATGCTGTCGGCCGAAACCGCGTCCGGCGAGTACCCGCTGGAAGCCGTGCAGATGATGAGCAAGATCATCCGTCAGGTGGAAAACGGCCCGGATTATCAGACCCAACTGGACGTGAGCCGGCCAAAAGCCGAGGCCACGGTGTCGGACGCGATCAGCTGCGCGATCCGCCGCATCAGCAACGTGCTGCCGGTGGCGGTGCTGGTGAACTACAGCGAGTCCGGCACGTCAAGCCTGCGGGCGGCGCGGGAACGGCCGACGGTGCCGATCCTCAACCTGACGCCGAATCTGCAAACCGCACGGCGTTTGACGGTGGCGTGGGGTGTGCACTCGGTGGTCAATGACCGACTGCGGCAGGTGGATGAAGTGTGCTCGACGGCGCTGGAGATTGCGCAGGCACAGGGGATGGCTCAGCGTGGGGATACGTTGTTGATTACGGCGGGCGTGCCGTTCGGGCAGCCGGGATCGACCAATTCGTTGCGCATCGAGACATTAATCTGA
- a CDS encoding glycerate kinase — translation MSVDPQQLLRELFATAIDAAHPQHVLEAHLPTDRSGRVIVIGAGKAAAAMAQVVERCWRGEVTGLVVTRYGHGAPCEKIEVVEAAHPVPDAAGLAVAKRVLELVSNLSEDDRVIFLLSGGGSALLALPAAGITLADKQSINKALLKSGATIGEMNCVRKHLSAIKGGRLGKACWPATVYTYAISDVPGDLATVIASGPTVADPSTSAEALAILKRYAIEVPASVRNWLQSPESETVKPGDPSLARSHFQLIARPQQSLEAAAVKARQAGFSPLILGDLEGESREVAKVHAGIARQIVQHGQPLAAPCVILSGGETTVTVRGNGRGGRNAEFLLSLTDSLKGLPGVYALAGDTDGIDGSEDNAGALMTPDSYARAAALGLAACDELDNNNGYGYFAALDALIVTEPTRTNVNDFRAILILESPKHDA, via the coding sequence ATGTCGGTCGATCCGCAACAATTGCTGCGCGAGCTGTTTGCCACAGCCATCGACGCGGCCCATCCGCAGCACGTCCTTGAAGCCCATTTGCCAACCGACCGCAGCGGTCGGGTGATCGTCATCGGTGCCGGTAAAGCCGCCGCAGCCATGGCCCAGGTGGTCGAGCGCTGCTGGCGGGGTGAAGTGACAGGCCTGGTGGTGACCCGCTACGGCCACGGCGCCCCGTGCGAAAAAATCGAAGTGGTCGAAGCCGCGCATCCGGTGCCGGACGCTGCCGGTCTGGCCGTCGCGAAACGGGTTCTGGAGCTGGTCAGCAACCTGAGCGAAGACGACCGTGTGATCTTCCTGCTCTCGGGCGGCGGCTCTGCCCTGCTCGCCTTGCCCGCCGCCGGCATCACCCTGGCCGACAAGCAATCGATCAACAAGGCCCTGCTCAAATCCGGCGCGACCATCGGCGAGATGAACTGCGTGCGCAAGCACCTCTCGGCGATCAAGGGCGGGCGCCTGGGCAAAGCCTGCTGGCCGGCCACGGTTTACACCTATGCGATTTCCGATGTGCCGGGCGATCTCGCCACCGTCATCGCCTCCGGCCCCACCGTGGCCGACCCGAGCACCTCGGCTGAAGCGTTGGCGATCCTCAAGCGTTATGCCATCGAAGTCCCGGCCTCGGTGCGCAACTGGCTGCAAAGCCCCGAGTCGGAAACGGTCAAACCCGGCGATCCGAGCCTGGCCCGCAGTCATTTCCAATTGATCGCCCGCCCGCAGCAGTCACTGGAAGCGGCGGCGGTGAAAGCCCGTCAGGCCGGTTTCAGCCCGTTGATTCTCGGCGACCTGGAAGGTGAATCCCGGGAAGTGGCGAAGGTCCACGCCGGCATTGCGCGGCAGATCGTCCAGCACGGTCAACCGCTGGCGGCGCCGTGCGTGATTCTGTCCGGTGGCGAAACCACCGTCACCGTGCGCGGCAATGGCCGTGGCGGGCGCAACGCCGAATTCCTGCTGAGCCTGACCGACAGCCTCAAAGGCCTGCCCGGCGTCTACGCCCTGGCCGGTGACACCGACGGCATCGACGGCTCCGAAGACAACGCCGGCGCCCTCATGACCCCGGACAGCTACGCCCGCGCCGCCGCTCTCGGCCTCGCTGCCTGCGATGAGTTGGACAACAACAATGGCTACGGCTATTTCGCGGCGCTGGATGCGCTGATCGTCACCGAGCCGACCCGCACCAACGTCAACGACTTCCGCGCCATCCTGATTCTCGAGAGCCCTAAACATGACGCCTGA